TCGTTCATCGCCTCCAGTACCTGTCCTTTTCGGGCCAGGCATTCCGCGCGGATCAAATACAGCTCATCCCTGGCAATCCCGCCAAAGTGCAACGCTCCGCTGTAGCTGCCGATGAAGGTATGGGTGCCATCCGGCCGGCGGGAGAAAAAGGCTTTCCGCCGCAAATCGCTAGCCGCGTAAGAGCGCACCAGCGTCGAATCCACCCGGTAGCTGGTGGAAGCTAAAATTGAACTGTAGGAGAGCTGGGCATAAAACACCATCTCCTCATTTAGGGGCAGAAAGGGATTGGCGCCAATCAGATCCAGCAGGTTATAATCCAGCAGCGTCGGATTAAGCTGCAGCGCGGAATCTGCTGCCGCATAGGCCTTTTCGTAGTCCTGCATCGACAAGTGCACCCGGGCCAACAGGCCCAAGGCCGCCTGCCGGGTCGGCCGGGTTTTATACACGGAAGACGTGCTGAGTAACGGTGCTGCCTGGGTTAAATCGTTGACAATCCGCTCGTAGGTTTCCTTCAGGCTTGCCCGCCCCGAGCGTTGATTAATGCTGGGGGTTAACCTCAGCGGGATGCCCAAGGCCGATCCTGCCGTAGGTTCGGAGTAGACCGGGGCATAAATCTGAGCCAGGTCGTAAAAGGTATGAGCCCTGAAAAATAAGGCCGTTCCTTTCAGCTCCTTCCACTCGGCCTGCTGGGCCGAAGAGGACTTGAGGTCCTCCAGCCCCTGAAGCACCGTATTGCAATAGAGCACCCGCTTGTAGGCGGCATTCCAGCTCAGCTCCGTTCTGCCCCCAAAGACATCTTTGGCCCAGACGTAGGCATTCCGGTTGGTGAGGGAAGCCGCTTGCCAGGTACTGGCCCTGAGGTAATAGTTATCGGCGCCGATTTCCCCTAATAGGGCATAATTGTTATTCATGACCCCCGAGGCATTATCCAGCAGCTCCCGAAAGTCCCGCAGACTGCTAGGCACCACCAGCGCTTTATCCGACTGGGCATCCAGCCATTCTTTGCCGCAGGAGAACAGTCCTGCTGTAAAAAGGAGAACGTATAGGAAATAGGTTCTTTTCATGATCTTGCGAGTTAAAGGTTAAAAATCTACCCTGATTCCAAAGGCGAGGGTTCGGGCCGCAGGCAGGAACGAGGCGCCTCCGTTGGGCACCGCGTCCGGATCAATCCCCTGCTTATTCGCCCTCCAGAGCACCCCCAGGTTATTGGCATACAGGTAGAGCTCCAGGTGCTCCACGGGAAGTACCTTCATCTGTTTTTTACGTAAGGCATAGCTCAGGTTCAAATCCTGCAACCGCAGGTGGGAGGCATTCTCCACCAGCACCTCCGATTTCAAATAGAAATCATCCCGGTTGCTGTTCAGTAGCGCCGGCAAGGAAGGTACCGTAGTGATCCGTTCATCCCCCGGCTGTTGCCAGCGCAGCTCATAGTCCCGATGCCCGCTCCAGGTTTGGGCCAGTTGCGAATAGGAGATGGACGGGCGGCGGAAATAATAACCCAGCTTGTAGCCAAGGGAAAAGGACAGCCCGAAATTCTTCCAGTTCAGCGTATTGCGCAAGGCGCCCGAGTAGACGGGGCGGGCCGGGCCGTGATACACTAGCTCCTCGGGAGGGACCCCCATAATGGCCGAATAGTTCGTACTTTTTTCGCCGTTCACGTAGCCCACCGGATCGCCCGTCTGTGCGTCCAGTCCTGCAAAGCGGTAGCTGTACACCCCGTACACGGGCCGGCCTTTGAGCGGATAGATGTCAATCCCGGTGCTCAACTGGGTGTAGTTATAGGCCACGTCCTTTTTAGCATAATCCGTCACCCGATCGGTGGCATAACTGAAGAGCAGCTGACTCGACCATTTCAGCCCCTTGTCCAGATTCCGACTGTTGAGGTTCACGTCGATCCCCTGCCCTTTCATGTGCGCGACGTTGCCGCGAAAGCTACTCACTCCGCTGGTCGGGTCCGGGGCCAAGCTCCCGATCAAATCCTGTCCGTTTTTGCGGTAGTATTCCAAAGAGCCGCTGAGCACCTTGCCCTGCAGCTCAAAATCCAGGCCCACATTCAGCATGCCCACCTTTTCCCAGCGCAGCTCTGGATTTTGGGGATTGATGATCTCTAGGGTCCGGACGAAGTTGAGTTGATCGTAGCTGTAGCGGGCGGTGGTATAGGCCGTCACCGTTTTATCGATGTTGCCGTTGTAGCCATAGGTGGCCCGTACCTTCAACTTGGATACCCCCTTAAGCTGATAAAACGGCTCCCGGTGGATCATCCAGCCTCCTCCCACTGACCAAAGCGGTACGGAGCGGCCATTGGTGGTTACGCCAAAGTAATTACTTTGATCCAGGCGGCCACTTCCGCTCAGCATGTAGCGGTCTTTCAGCGTATAGGAGGCATTGGCATAAAAGGAATGGAAGCGGTCCAGTTTTTCGCTTTGTCCGCGCAAGGTGGGAATGTAGTTAT
Above is a window of Solitalea lacus DNA encoding:
- a CDS encoding RagB/SusD family nutrient uptake outer membrane protein; the encoded protein is MKRTYFLYVLLFTAGLFSCGKEWLDAQSDKALVVPSSLRDFRELLDNASGVMNNNYALLGEIGADNYYLRASTWQAASLTNRNAYVWAKDVFGGRTELSWNAAYKRVLYCNTVLQGLEDLKSSSAQQAEWKELKGTALFFRAHTFYDLAQIYAPVYSEPTAGSALGIPLRLTPSINQRSGRASLKETYERIVNDLTQAAPLLSTSSVYKTRPTRQAALGLLARVHLSMQDYEKAYAAADSALQLNPTLLDYNLLDLIGANPFLPLNEEMVFYAQLSYSSILASTSYRVDSTLVRSYAASDLRRKAFFSRRPDGTHTFIGSYSGALHFGGIARDELYLIRAECLARKGQVLEAMNDLNTLLKNRMERASFVPLSAGSAEEALRVILTERRKELLFRGLRWTDLRRLNQDGRFAVTLKRNLNGTIYELAPNDKRYVYPIPDDVIKASGMQQNER